The Heliomicrobium gestii genome segment CCCGCCGAGGGGCCCCGGCGTCGGGTAGTCGCCAGGGTGTACGGAGGCGACGAGAGCCGAGTTGGCCACACCGGTGTCACGGGCATAGGCGCTCATGCCGTTGGTGACGACGCCGCCCTCTTCCGAAGCCGCCGCCACCACCTCTCCACCCGGACACATGCAGAAGGAAAAGACAGTCCGCCCCGCCTCGGCGAGTTTGGTGTGCAGGTTGTAGTCGGCGACGCCGAGGCGCTCATGGCCGGCGAATTCGCCGTATTGGGCGCGGTCGATCAGCGCCTGGGGGTGTTCCACCCGCACGCCGATGGCGAAGGGCTTCGCCTCCATGGCGACCTCTTGGGCGTAGAGGTTTTTGGCCGTGTCGCGGGCGCTGTGGCCGATGGCGATGATGACCAGGTCGCTCGCCAGTTCGAGACCGCTCTGCGGCGTGCCCGAGAGGGGCAGTCCGGCCTTGGCGCTCCCTGTATCTGTCAACTCTACGCCCGGCGCCAAACGCAGGCCGGCCACCCGCCGTCCCAAGGCAGAATTCTCTAGGATCAGTTCCTCCACGAGGGCGCCGAAAAAGACCTGCCCGCCCAGAGCCTGCAACCGTTGTCGCAGATTGCGGACCACCTGGCGCAGGACATCGGTGCCCACATGGGGTTTCGCCTTGTAGAGGATCTCCTGGGGCGCGCCGGCCTCGGCGAGCCACTGGAAGACCTCGTTGATGCGGAGGTCGTGGGTGCGGGTGGTCAACTTGCCGTCGGAAAAGGTGCCGGCGCCGCCTTCGCCAAACTGGACGTTCGAATCGAGCTTCAGTTCCCCCGTCTCCCAGAAGCGATCCACATCGGCGGCCCGCCGGTCCACGTCATAGCCGCGCTCCAGCAGGATGGGCTTGAACCCGGCCTCGGCCAGCTTCACGGCGGCGAAGTAGCCGCAGGGACCGGCCCCGACGACGACAGGACGGCGCGCCAGCGGCTGGTTGCCCCGCAAAAGCGGCGTCTGTTTCTCCTCCGGGACGACGCTGACCTGAGGGTCTTTGTCGATGATCCCCAAGGGCGGTTTGACGCCGCCTTTGAGGGTCAGTTCGACCGTGTAGACGAGGCGGATCTCCGCCTTTTTGCGGGCGTCGACGGCCTCGCGCAGGATCGCCATGTGCTCGATCTGTCCGGGTTTGAGCCCGATCCGGCGGGCCGCTTTTGGCAAAAGGCGCCCGGCGTCTTCCGACAGCCCGGCGCGCAGGTTGGCGATACGGATTTTCAAGCGATTTTGGCTCCTTCATCATCGGTGATGGGATTACCTTGGCGTTCCGCTTCCCCCGGTGGCTCCACCGGCAGCCCCGCCTGTTGAGTTGCCGCCGGTCGTCGAACCGCCGGTTCCTCCACCCGATCCGGCTCCCCCGCCGCCCGGCTCTTTTCCAGGCTCCTTGCCGGGTTCTGCCGCTGTTCCGCCGCCAGTGGTCGCTTTGCTCTCATCGGGAGGCGGCGTTGGCTCAGACGGCGGCGCCGCCGGCCCGATGGCGACGAAGACGCGAACGACGCTGAGCGCCGGGTTCACCGGCCGCACGCCTGCAGGCAGGGCCAGATTCACCTCTTTGACCACATCGGAACGGGCGCCATTGATGTCCACAGGCGACGTGGCCAGGGCGCGGATATCGGCAAAGCCCTCGGCCGGCAAACTGACCGGCAGATTCGCCGGTTCCACCCGCGTGGACACCACCTTGTACCCGGCTGCCGGGGTTCCGGTGACGAGCGGCTGGACCGCCACGTTTTTGGTCGTCATCTCCTGATTGACCGGGACGGTCACCTCGGTCGCTTTGGGCGTGACCTGCAGTCGCCCATCGTCGCCGAGGGCCGGTTCGATGACGCGCACCGGCAAGGAGCGGGTGAAGGTCTCCTTGGCGCCCATGGGGATTTGAACGCCGACGCGTTGAATCAGGCGCAACTTTTCGCGAGGCCCGCTGATGACGACCTCGGTCGGTCGAAGGGTCGGATCGCCCACGCGGTAACCAGCCGGTATGTTGCCTTTGAATTCCCATGTCAGGGGGAGCGTCTTCGTCTCCAGCACGTCCACGTTCAGGCTCAATTCTGCCGGCGTTTTGCTGATGATCTGCACATTCGGCGGCGCGTCGACGGTGACGCCGACGGTCATCGGTCCCGGTTTCGCCCCGGTGAGGGTGATGCGGGCGCGAAAATCGCGTGAAGACAGGTTGGCCATGATCGCCTTCGGCCCTTTGACCCGCAGTTCCACCACGGTGGGCGGTTCCGGATCGAGAACATAGCCAGCCTCTAAGCCCTCCCGGTCCAATTGGACAGGAAAGGTCTGGATGCCCTGCTGCTCGGCGTTGACGTAGACCCAGAGGAGGATGGCGATGGCAAGAGCCGCCAGTTTATAGAGCCAATTGCGGCGCGCAGTTCCAGCAATGTCCATCATGGGTTGCTCCTCCATTGCCAGAACGAACGGGCGTTCGTCGTTCGCTGTTGCAGCAGTTCCTCCAGCCGCGAACGGAGGGAGGTTTCGTCAAGAAAACGGGTCAGTTTGCCGTCCACCGCCATCGATAGGTTTCCCGTCTCCTCAGAGACGATTACCGCGACGGCGTCCGATTGCTCGGTGATGCCGATTCCGGCGCGGTGACGGGTGCCCAGTTCGCGGGACAACCCTGGGTCATCCGTAAGGGGCAGATAGCAGGCGGCGGCGGCGACCCGATCGCCGCGCACGACGACAGCGCCGTCATGGAGGGGCGTTTTGGGGATGAATATGTTCACGAGAAACTCGCCCGACACCTTGCCGTCGATCCATGTGCCCGTTTCAATGACATCGTTGACGCCGGTCTTGCGTTCGATGATGATCAGAGCGCCGATTTTATTTTTCATCAGAACACCAACCGCCCGCACGATCTCGCCGATCAGGAAGCTGCGGTCCTCATCGGCCATGACGGCGATCTGGGCCGGAAAGAGCTTGCCACGGCCCAATTGCTCCAGTGTCCGGCGCAGTTCCGGCTGGAACACGATCGGCAACGCCACGATCAGGGCGGTCCAAGCCTGTTTTAAGAGCCAACTCAGGGTGTTCAGGTTCAGGGCTTCGCTCAGGTATGAGGCGATGATCAACACACCGAACCCTTTGAGCAGTTGGACCGCCCGCGTGCCCTTGATGAACATGGTCATCCGATAGATGATGAATGCGACCGCAACGATGTCAACTACGGCCATAAAATTGAAATTCTCGAAGTTCGGTGGTAACATCGTCATCACCTCCCTGCATAGAAATTCTCTCTCAGAGGGGAAAATCCCTTGTGGCAAAATCCGGTTTGCGACTATAATGGATGCAAAGTGACAAAGATTTTTTCCGGTCGAGGTGGTGACAGAAACAAATGTGGCTACCGCTGGTTGGGTTGGCCATCGGCATCTTCATCGGATCCGTTTTATCCATTACCATCCCCATGGAGTATGCCAAATATATGTCCGTTGCCGTTTTGGCGGCGCTGGACTCGGTCTTCGGCTCCCTGCGAAGTTTCCTGGAAGACAAGTTTGACGCCGTCGTGCTGTTGACCGGCTTTTTTACAAATGCGGTCCTGGCGGCCCTGCTGGCCTACATCGGCGACCGGCTTGGCGTTGATCTCTTTTTGGCGGCAGTCTTCGCCTTCGGCGTCCGGATTTTCCAGAACCTCGCTGTCATCCGCCGTTATGTGATCGACCGCATCGTCCGTCCCCGGCCGAAGAGTCAACCGAATCCCATCGAAAAGGTATGAAAAAGTATTCCGAATGATCGGAGCCTGCCCACTGGGCAGGCTCTATCTGTTTCGCTCTCACTTTGCCATGCATCAGGCCGACTCGGACGTTTTCTCCTGCTCCTGGGAACGCTCCCGCATGTAGCCGTAGAGGAAAGAATCCATCAACGCCTGCCAGGAGGCTTCAATGATGTTGGCCGATACGCCGACAGTGCTCCACGCGTCTTGGGAGTCGCGTGTTTCGATGAGGACGCGGACCTTCGCTTCGGTGGCGTCTTTTCCGTCAAGGACGCGCACCTTGTAGTCGGTCAGGTGGCAATCGCCCAGGAAGGGATAGTGGCTGACAAGGGCTTTGCGCAGGGCGGCGTCAACGGCGTTGACGGGACCTTTGCCCTCAGCGGCCGTATGGACGACCTGATCGCCGACACGCAGCTTGATCATGGCCTCCGAGGTGAACTCGTCGTCAGAGCGCTTCTCAATGATCAGGCGGATCGAGTCGAGCACGAAGGGCACCGGGTCTTCGCCGAAGGCGCGGCGAAGCAGTACCTCGAAGGAGGCTTCCGCCCCTTCGAATTGGAAGCCCTGGTGTTCCAGGTTCTTGATCTGCTCGATGATCTGTTTCGTATCGGCGTTCTCCCGGTTTACGTCAAGGCCGAGTTCTTTCGCCTTGTAGACGACATTGCTCATGCCCGCCAGTTCCGATACGAGGACGCGACGCTGGTTGCCGACCGTTTCCGGCTGGATATGTTCGTACGTCCCAGGGTCCTTCAACAAGGCCGACACGTGGATGCCGCCCTTATGGGCAAAGGCTGAATGGCCCACAAAGGGCATCTCGTTGCGCAATGGCATGTTGGCGATCTCGCCCACAAAGTGGGCTGTGTCGGTCAGCGTCTGCACCTTGCCCTCGGGCAGGCACTCGATCTGCATCTTCAACTGTAGGTTGGGGATGACGGAACAGAGATTGACGTTGCCGCAGCGTTCGCCATAGCCGTTCATGGTCCCTTGCACCTGGCGAGCGCCGGCCATGACGCCCATGATCGAGTTGGCCACCGCCAGGTCGCCGTCGTTGTGGACGTGGACGCCCACGGGCGCGCGCAGGGTGAAGACCATCTCCTGGGTGATGGACAGCATGTCATGGGGCAGGGTGCCGCCGTTGGTGTCACAGAGGACGATCCAGTCGGCGCCGGCCTTTTCCGCCGTCAGCACAACCTCTTTGGCATACTCGGAATTGCCCTTGTAGCCGTCATAAAAGTGCTCAGCGTCAAAGACGACTTCCCGTCCCTGCTCTTTTAAAAAGGTGATGGAATCGCGAACGAGGCGCAAATTTTCTTCCATGGATGTGCGCAGCGCCGCCGTGACGTGAAAGTCCCAGGCTTTGCCGAAGATCGTCACGACCGGCGCGCCCGATTCCACGAGCGCCTGCAGGTTGGCATCCTCACAGGCCTTGACGCCGGGGCGGCAGGTGGAGCCAAAGGCGGCGATCTTGGCGTTTTTCCAGGTCATCTGCTGGGCCCGCCGGAAGAATTCCATGTCTTTGGGGTTGGAGCCAGGCCACCCGCCCTCAATGTAGGCTACACCCAGTTGGTCCAAACGTGCTGCGATCTTGACTTTGTCTTCCACACTGAGGGAGATGCCTTCCCCCTGGGTTCCGTCGCGAAGCGTCGTGTCATAAATAAATACACGGTCCAATCGGGGGCACCTCTTTCTCGCTCTGATAGGCTAGACCACATGCAGGCGCGCTGTCAGCGGGTTCGTGACAGTCTTTCCGCAACGGTCATCGGGATAGATGGCACGCACGTCCTTTGG includes the following:
- a CDS encoding CdaR family protein — protein: MMDIAGTARRNWLYKLAALAIAILLWVYVNAEQQGIQTFPVQLDREGLEAGYVLDPEPPTVVELRVKGPKAIMANLSSRDFRARITLTGAKPGPMTVGVTVDAPPNVQIISKTPAELSLNVDVLETKTLPLTWEFKGNIPAGYRVGDPTLRPTEVVISGPREKLRLIQRVGVQIPMGAKETFTRSLPVRVIEPALGDDGRLQVTPKATEVTVPVNQEMTTKNVAVQPLVTGTPAAGYKVVSTRVEPANLPVSLPAEGFADIRALATSPVDINGARSDVVKEVNLALPAGVRPVNPALSVVRVFVAIGPAAPPSEPTPPPDESKATTGGGTAAEPGKEPGKEPGGGGAGSGGGTGGSTTGGNSTGGAAGGATGGSGTPR
- the cimA gene encoding citramalate synthase; translated protein: MDRVFIYDTTLRDGTQGEGISLSVEDKVKIAARLDQLGVAYIEGGWPGSNPKDMEFFRRAQQMTWKNAKIAAFGSTCRPGVKACEDANLQALVESGAPVVTIFGKAWDFHVTAALRTSMEENLRLVRDSITFLKEQGREVVFDAEHFYDGYKGNSEYAKEVVLTAEKAGADWIVLCDTNGGTLPHDMLSITQEMVFTLRAPVGVHVHNDGDLAVANSIMGVMAGARQVQGTMNGYGERCGNVNLCSVIPNLQLKMQIECLPEGKVQTLTDTAHFVGEIANMPLRNEMPFVGHSAFAHKGGIHVSALLKDPGTYEHIQPETVGNQRRVLVSELAGMSNVVYKAKELGLDVNRENADTKQIIEQIKNLEHQGFQFEGAEASFEVLLRRAFGEDPVPFVLDSIRLIIEKRSDDEFTSEAMIKLRVGDQVVHTAAEGKGPVNAVDAALRKALVSHYPFLGDCHLTDYKVRVLDGKDATEAKVRVLIETRDSQDAWSTVGVSANIIEASWQALMDSFLYGYMRERSQEQEKTSESA
- the cdaA gene encoding diadenylate cyclase CdaA, encoding MLPPNFENFNFMAVVDIVAVAFIIYRMTMFIKGTRAVQLLKGFGVLIIASYLSEALNLNTLSWLLKQAWTALIVALPIVFQPELRRTLEQLGRGKLFPAQIAVMADEDRSFLIGEIVRAVGVLMKNKIGALIIIERKTGVNDVIETGTWIDGKVSGEFLVNIFIPKTPLHDGAVVVRGDRVAAAACYLPLTDDPGLSRELGTRHRAGIGITEQSDAVAVIVSEETGNLSMAVDGKLTRFLDETSLRSRLEELLQQRTTNARSFWQWRSNP
- a CDS encoding small basic family protein, whose protein sequence is MWLPLVGLAIGIFIGSVLSITIPMEYAKYMSVAVLAALDSVFGSLRSFLEDKFDAVVLLTGFFTNAVLAALLAYIGDRLGVDLFLAAVFAFGVRIFQNLAVIRRYVIDRIVRPRPKSQPNPIEKV
- a CDS encoding NAD(P)/FAD-dependent oxidoreductase, which encodes MKIRIANLRAGLSEDAGRLLPKAARRIGLKPGQIEHMAILREAVDARKKAEIRLVYTVELTLKGGVKPPLGIIDKDPQVSVVPEEKQTPLLRGNQPLARRPVVVGAGPCGYFAAVKLAEAGFKPILLERGYDVDRRAADVDRFWETGELKLDSNVQFGEGGAGTFSDGKLTTRTHDLRINEVFQWLAEAGAPQEILYKAKPHVGTDVLRQVVRNLRQRLQALGGQVFFGALVEELILENSALGRRVAGLRLAPGVELTDTGSAKAGLPLSGTPQSGLELASDLVIIAIGHSARDTAKNLYAQEVAMEAKPFAIGVRVEHPQALIDRAQYGEFAGHERLGVADYNLHTKLAEAGRTVFSFCMCPGGEVVAAASEEGGVVTNGMSAYARDTGVANSALVASVHPGDYPTPGPLGGADFQRIWEQKAFALGGGDYRAPAQTVGDFLADQKGDLADALVQPTYRPGVTAANLRDCLPKEVGEALAAGLADFGRKLQGFDLPKAILTGVETRTSAPWRINRDESLQSLGIEGLYPGGEGAGYAGGIVSAAVDGLRLAEAIIATYRLMER